The Thalassotalea sp. LPB0316 nucleotide sequence TCGCCTTTTAGCGAAAGAGGGTAACTCGCGCGCCAAACTGACAACTGGCTTTTACCCGATTGAACATCGAGCATAATCGAACTGATCGCTTGCTGATTCTGGCGTGCTTTATTCAGCTCCTTTTTCGAAGGTCGACAATCTCGGCAAATCTCTTCCTTGCGGCCATTAAAAATCGTGCCATTGACACCGTATAAGCGATACCCAATGATGATATCAGGTTGCTCTTTGGCATAGCGAAAACCCAGCTTATCAAATTGTCGTTCAATGGCGAGCTCAATGCTGTTGCGCATCGCATGGCTCATATTCTGTTGTTGGCTATATCGGCTATTTAATTCGTGAAAGCCGTAAGTTTTAGCGCTGTCAAAATCAAAAGGCACTAAGTATTTTGTTTCAGCTTTATTTGGGCTCGAACAACCAAGCGCTGTTAACACTAATAAAAATATCGCTAAATATCGCATACCTACCCTTGCTACATGTTGAAACTAATACGTTAAAATTCAAACATAAAAAAAGCCAGCACAAGTGCTGACTTTATTAACCTAACACGCTAAAACGCGTTTGTTAAGCAATGGTTACTTTGGCAAACTTGCGCTTACCTACCTGATAGACTTGAGTGGTACCGGCTTCAATAACCAATTTATTATCACTGATTTTTTCGCCTTCTATTTTCGCGGCGCCTTGTTTGATCATTCGCATCGCTTCAGACGTACTCGCTACCAAGCCAGCGTCCTTTAACAGGTTTGCGATTGCAATTTGGCCACCTTCAGGCGTTAGCGTTAACTCTGGCATATCATCTGGCACCGCTTTCTTTTGAAAACGATTAATAAACTCTTGATGTGCCGCTTGCGCAGCTTCATCATCATGGAAACGGGCAATCAGCTCTTTCGCTAAGTCAATTTTGATATCACGTGGGTTGGCACCATCGGCAACACGTTGTTTAAATTGCTCAATTTCACTTAA carries:
- a CDS encoding DUF4136 domain-containing protein; its protein translation is MRYLAIFLLVLTALGCSSPNKAETKYLVPFDFDSAKTYGFHELNSRYSQQQNMSHAMRNSIELAIERQFDKLGFRYAKEQPDIIIGYRLYGVNGTIFNGRKEEICRDCRPSKKELNKARQNQQAISSIMLDVQSGKSQLSVWRASYPLSLKGDENSVEFNREIDKAINEIVAKYPKNNREQQVVIAR